From the Papaver somniferum cultivar HN1 chromosome 2, ASM357369v1, whole genome shotgun sequence genome, the window aaaaccatcCTTACTTATTGTTTTCTGTTTAAAAACTCAACTTAAAACTAATTCAACCTCAATTATTGACCAACTTCTTCttaaactcaaattcttcaaaatcAGAAGATTAATGGTGTAGTATCTAAGAAATATGTTTGCGACATCATTGTTAAAGAAACTTTCAATGAATGATGCTGATGGCTAATATGTAAGAAATAGCTATTACTGGAGAGAACTTCGATTATCCTATGATTTTCAAGAAATTGAAACTTCAGAAACCGTAACCTCGGATGCCAGGATCCAAACTAATCCATACTTCGGGTCAGGTATCGACAATCGAATTGCAAGTAAATGAGCAGTTATGGTGATTCTCAAAGGAAATGTGACTGTTGGAGTTaaatataaagaagaaaaatgggtATCGCTTAATATAGTCTTGTTCCTACCTTCATTGGATTTGAAGAGAAGAAGGATctgaaaagaaaagaaggtaAATATCCGAGCAAAAAAATAACGAAAAAGAGGGTAAATGTGCCGCCCACGTGTCTAACTGGTAAAGATGGTAAATAAATGGAAAGTTCAATTTTAATTGGTCATTTTACAGATTTAACTTTAAAATGGATGATCAACACGGTTAAACAAGGTTAACATGttgacaccaaactcaaatttggACAAAATTGGCCACCAAATGAAAAGGTATACCATTTCATAGGtaccaaactcaaaatttccctTTTTAGATAGAAGATctgcagagaaattaatctcaagaaaAACATGTCTAAATTAAAGTACCTGGAATGAAACCTTTAATCGTATCTGATCACAGCTTTAGAGTTTGATTGAACAAGGATATGACCAAAGCCATCAAGTGTTGCCCATTCTAGACCCTTTATAACAGCAAGAATCTATGTTATCAAAGGCGCCTTGGGCGCTCTACTAGACGCACGAGTCTGTATAAAACAATTTCGAGTTATATATTCATAAGAGTTGATttcttgaaaatcaagttaggtttaggttttctgATAAAACAAGTTTTCATGTAAAACAATTAGAATCGTGTTATAAGgcctatggcccatggatgtgcggtccattagaccACTAGGGTTTTCCCttctacttgtataaatagaacacTAAACCTATGTGATGGGTTCCCTTTCTGGTTAATGAAATGTTCTTCTATCTTTTCTCTTTCTATTATTCTTACTCCAAAACGTTATCTCGCACGAGCTCTTCCCTGCaacaagatttttattttttggattgcACAAGTATTTGAACGGATCAACGGTATCCCtaaacttctttttcttttcattttcttttttgattcTGACACGATTTGATGAATGAGAAGGTGTTTTCTACCATGATTTGGTACCTTATGTATATTGTTGTGGTTATCACAtgattttattctattttttttaaatgcaATCTGATTATGACATATCACATGTGCTTGTATGTGTATGAAACTATGGCCACGATTCTTCTTGATGATTGATgattattatttatatatatatgaggGATCTGTTCTGTTCTTGATGTCCTTGTTTCGTCTTAATATGGCTCACATGTCTAGggttatttaatttttgtgtCTAGACaagattgatttttttctttctatataTCATATTTTCAATGTATGATTGGCAATGTATGCTCACCTCCTGACCCATGTCTGTTCACATCCTGTTTCCCtgccattaatttttttttgttatatcaGATCCGAACAGCACGACTCGATTAGCTTGTATgtatatattattatttaattttaatatgtatTATTGATCTTTCCTGAACTCCGTGTATTATTATATTACTGTGTGCTAGATTGTCTGCTAGTGTTTTAATCCATGACATCTTctgttttggtttaaaaaaaatgaataaaattgAAGATGCTTTATCGTTTTTTATGGCATGATTGATTTTGATGTGATTACCTTGCATGTTGCTAACTTGTATAACACATgtctttgtgttttttttttataatttccttttttttctttgcatTAAATTTCTTGATTGATTTTGaaaatatataataaaataaCTAATTTTTACTTAACATTCTCTTTAATGCTATATATAATGTATGCATGCGTATTTATTTTACCACttgtaatcaataataataaggaaacaaaataatattaatattaaaataataaatttgtctTTAATGCTATGTGTAACGTATGCATGTATACTATTTGTATCATTATTTAATTTGTCTTTGTTAATCATGATTGGACTTTAGTGTATGCATACAAtactatattttatttttattattattttttgttttgttttgttttgtttttgtgtatgtgattgtgtcattttttttattataatatgaCCTTTTTTTTATCCTTAAAAATTGCCTTTATCTAAACCGTTAATGGGGTAATGTCATCCGTTGGATCTTGACTTAACTGGGATATTTAAAGAACCATAAAGAAAGTTGGTTTCTCACTCTATTGGTCATTAAGAATCTTGGCCTTTAGGAATAAAGTACCGGAATCAGTCATACTAATGTCCTTTAACCTTGCCTTATGTAGATGAGCAATCTGACAAGAATTCACACAATTGGGCATAGATGGACTTGAGTATCACCGTTGGATGGCTGATGTGAAGATCGCTTTTGTGGAAAAAGAATGCACCCACACCATCATACCCTCTACTGACAAAGATGTTGTCCTAGCAACTGAACAAGAAAAGCCTGATGCCCTTCGATATTTGAAGTTACACATTGACCTTAATCTCCTTTAGGGGTACCAACACATGATGTGTCCTAAAGAACTGTGGGATGCATTAGCAAGCCGTTTTGGGAGCATTGAGGATTGTCTTCTCCCACAGTTGAATGAACATTGGAATGACATTCGTtttcttgattatgtgaaggtaagtgatttCCAAAGAGATATGCTTAAGCTACAAGCACAACTCAATTTCTGTGGGATAAAACTCACAGATAAAGATTTGATTCAAAAGACATTGTCTACTTTCCCTTTGTCATCTGTTATTCTATCTAACCAATACCGCATACAGGTTGATAATAAAAGAATAACAACTTTCAGCAAGTTGATCAACTTATTTCGGGTGGCCGAAAGGCACAATGAAGTTATAGCAAACAGCAATGCTAGAGCCCCCGGGAAGAAGAAAATTCCCGAGGCTAACTATGGCAAGGATAACAAAGGAAAACACCCCAAAGAAAAGAGGGTTAAAAATGATGATTCATATTCTCATGCTCCATACTCAGGAGAGGATAATAACCCACGTGGAAGAGGACAAAGAGGTCATCGTGGAAAGGGACATGGGCGTGAGGGCCATTCAAATACCTGGTCTAGAGATGTTACTTCTGGACCTAGTGGTAGGGGCAACATTGTTGAAAAAGCACATAAGAACTTCATGCCTAAGAAGGTCGAGAATGACAATGCACCTTGTTACAGGTGTGGAATCTCCGAACATTGGTACCAGCAATGCAAAGCTAGTGCCAAAGTAGCAGACAGCTACAAAAAGTACCGGGAATCTATAGATCAAGAAGCTCACTGTGTGGAAGAACATGATCATACCCCAGATGTCAACTTGACCATTTCAGACTTCCAGGGAAAAAAGAACCATGCCCTTATGGAAACACCTGACTTTGATtgattgttattttatttattttttagttttagttATCCTTTAAACCTAAaaacttgtttattttcttgctttGTGGTTTAGCAGACTTTGATTGGAATATTTGTTTTGATGACTTAAACTATGTCAGGTAGTCTTaaattattgttttttattgatggatcaatagttttttttaatttttatgggtACTTATTATGCTTTGGATTTATTTTTTACTGTGATAATCTATTGCATAATTTAATTATGTGACCGAATTCTCTAAAGTACCATTTACTTGTAGGGATGTCATCCTCAGAAGAGATTGAGTGCCTAGCTGATAGTGGCACCACACACACTATTTTAAGAAATAGGCAATTATTTGTTGACTTAATCCTTATAAATCCtctgtgactacgatgattgtATCATCACAAGTGATAATTGGGAGAGTTAATGCTCAATTTTTGTTGCCAAATGACACAATGATTAAAGTCACGGAAgctctatatgcaccaagagcTAACCGTATCTTGTTGAGATTCAAAGATATACGTGCAAATgtttatcacttggaaactcactgtgaaaatggaattgaatatataaatattatcTCTAATACATGTGGAAGAAAACGCATTTTACTGAAATTAATGAGTCACTCTAGTGGTTTGTACACTACTACTATTCAGATAATCGAATCACATGTTCTTACCAACGATGAACTGTTGAACAATGACTTATACAAGCTTTGGCACGACCGCTTGGGGCACCCGGGTCGTGATATGATGATCCGTGTTTTAAAGAACTCACACGGACATCCTTTATTTTGAGTAAAAAGTAAAATGAGACAAAAGACAGTTACAATGCAAAGTAACAACGTCTGCCAACCACTGACATCTACAACATATGATGTGCAACCTCTCTCTCATTCTACTTAATGGACTTTGGAAAAAGCACACCACTCATTTTGCAAAGCTTGTTCTTTAGCAAAGACAGGAGCGATACCATCCTATGCTAAAGATACAAAACAAAACATTCCATTCTTACAAAcaatacaaggtgatatttgtaGATCTATACATCCAGAATGCATACCATTCAGGTATTTTTATGATTCTGGTAGATGCTTCGACCCGTTGGTCCCACGTTCCAATAATGTCCACAAGAAATGCTGCCTTTGCAAAGCTCCTAGCACAAATTATACGTTGGAGGGTTCACCACCCGATTATCCAATCAAGTCTACCAGACTTGATAATGCTGgagaatttacatctaaaggatttgatgatttttgtATGTCTATCGGAATTGACGTAGAACATCCTGTACCCCACgtacacactcaaaatggtctcgcagaagctaccatcaaaaggttacagatgatagCTAGGGCATTGGTTATGCGATCCAACCTGCCTAATACTGCCTCGGGGTACGCCATATTGCATGCAGCATTACTTATTCGCTTTAGGCCCACTGCTATCCAACCATTTTCtgcataccagttggtaactggatatgagcctgatatttcacatttacgcatttttggttgtgcTGTATATGTGCCTATTACGCCCCCACAGCGTACTAAGATGGGTCCCCAAAGACGCTTAAgtatttatgttggatatgaatccccaacaattatccgctgtTGGGAACCTTTGATAGGCGATTtctttaccgctagatttgcggattgtcactttgatgagacaaccttcccgtcgttagggggaggtatGGAAAAGGATTTCCTAAGGTAACGACATGAATTATCTTGGTGTGTCCCCACCTTGTCTCATCTCGATCCCCGCA encodes:
- the LOC113352622 gene encoding uncharacterized protein LOC113352622, which gives rise to MCPKELWDALASRFGSIEDCLLPQLNEHWNDIRFLDYVKVSDFQRDMLKLQAQLNFCGIKLTDKDLIQKTLSTFPLSSVILSNQYRIQVDNKRITTFSKLINLFRVAERHNEVIANSNARAPGKKKIPEANYGKDNKGKHPKEKRVKNDDSYSHAPYSGEDNNPRGRGQRGHRGKGHGREGHSNTWSRDVTSGPSGRGNIVEKAHKNFMPKKVENDNAPCYRCGISEHWYQQCKASAKVADSYKKYRESIDQEAHCVEEHDHTPDVNLTISDFQGKKNHALMETPDFD